The nucleotide sequence GAGGTTGGGGACGAAGTGGCCGTCCATCACGTCCACGTGCAGCAGGGTGGCGCCGCCGTCGAGCGCGGCGCGGACTTCCTCGCCCAGCCGGGCAAAGTCAGCGGAAAGGATGGATGGGGCCAGTTCGATCACGGCAGGCGTCTCGGCTCCAAGGCCGCTTGAATTCTAGCATTCCCTGGCAACACCCCCACCTCTTCGGCTTCGCTCAGGACAGGCTCTGCCGTTCCAAACCCGCGAGCGACAAGGCTGGGGCAACCCCCTACCCGTGGAATTCCCCTGCCCGATGGAGGTATGATTCCCCGCCAGAGTCCCTCGACAGGTCTGTCCCGCAACCTCCCCCAGGCCCAGGCTAAGGAACCGGCTGGCAGGGCGCTGTGGAAGTTTGCGTCCGTCGGGGGCGAGGCACGGGTTTGAAATACTGCGACGTCTGTCATTTCACTTATCCGAACGAGTTCACCACCTGTCCCAAGGACCAGGCGCTGCTGCGCGTGACCGCGGACCTGGCGCCGGGCACGATCATCCGCGACAAGTACCTCATCCTGGAAAAGATTGGCGCGGGCGGGATGGCGTCGGTGTATCGCGCCAAGCATCTGGCCTTCGGCGAGATTCGCGCCCTGAAAGTCGTCAGCACCAAGCTGATGGACGATGACGCCTTCATCCGGCGCTTTCGCACGGAGGCGGTGGTCACGCGCAAGCTGCAGCATCCCAACGCGGTTCGGGTGGACGACCTGGACACCACCGAGGACGGCCGTCCCTTCATCATCATGGAATGCGTGGAGGGGCGCGACCTGCGCGCGGTCATCCAGCGCGAAGGGCCGCTGCAGGTGGATCGGGCGCTGAACATCGCGCGCCAGGTGGCCGCGGCCTTGACCGCCGCGCATCACCTGGGCATCACCCACCGCGACATCAAGCCTGACAACATCCTGATGGTGACCGAGGAGGACGGCTCCGAGCTGGTGAAGGTGCTGGACTTCGGCATCGCCAAGGTGCGCGAAGGCGCCATGGACCTGGGCGGCGGCTACACCCCCACCAAGACCGGCATGGTGGTGGGCACGCCGCAGTACATCTCTCCCGAGCAGGCCATGGGCAAGCAGGGCGACGCCATCGATGGCCGCGCCGACCTCTACTCCCTGGGCGTGGTGCTCTACGAGATGCTCACCGGCCACCTGCCCTTCGACTCCGACACTCCCGTGGGCCTGCTGCTGCACCACATCCAGACCATCCCCACGCCGCCGCATGAGCTCTGTCCGGAGTTGGACATCCCTGAAGCGCTCTCCCTGCTGCTGATGAAGGCGCTGGAGAAGGACCGCACGCGCCGCTTCCAGACCGCCGACGAGATGTCGGCGGCGCTCGACCAGCCGCAGCAATGGGCCACCACCGCCTTTTACACGCCGGAGGCGCTGAGCGCAGCGCCGGCCCCGGCCGCTCCTTCGCGCGCGCGCCGCATGACCCCGGTGCGCCCCATGACCCCTCCGCGGGCGATGACGCCCCCGCGGGCGATGACGCCGCCACGGGCGATGCCGCCGCCGCGGGTCCCGGCCGCCGCTCCCCCCGCTTACCCCAGGTTTGCTGAGCCACCCTCCAGTAGCAGCAGCGGAGTGTGGATCACGGTGCTCATTCTGCTGGTGGCGGTGGTCATCGCGGGAGGGGCTTACCTCTACTATCACGGCCCGGGCACGGCGGAGGCGCAGCCCTCCAGCGTTGCCGCGGTTCCTGCCCAGCCCGATGACGCGGCCATCCTGGCGGAGGTCAAGCGCACGCTGGCGTCTTCGGATTCGACCCGCAACGCTTCCTTTGATACCAGGGTGGAAAACGGAGTGGCGACTCTCACCGGTAAAACCAACCGACAGAACGAAGCGGACATGGCCGGCGCTCTGGCCGCGGGCGTCGCCGGGGTGAAGCATGTGAGGAATGACATCCAAGTGGAGAAGCCGCTGCAAGCCGTCAAGGAAAGCGAGCCGGCGGCCGTGACCCGGCCCAAGGAGACTCCGGCGCGCAAGGCTCCGGCAGAAGAAGCGGACTCGGGCGGCAATAAGAAACGCAAGGCCCGCGACCTGGCCAGGCTGGGCCAGTCCCAGGTGGATGGCGGCGATTACGGAGCTGCCGTGGGCACCTTCCAGCAGGCGCTCGCCTTGGATCCCTCCAACTCCGTCGCCCAGAAAGGTCTGAGCAAGGCACAGAAGGCCAAGCAGACCGAAGAAGACATCATGAAGAGGCGCCGATGAAATCCCGGCTGCGGCTGTGGTCCCGGGCCGCAGGGGTAGCACTGCTCGCCGCTTGTGCCCTCGCTCTGCAGGCCCAGTCTGTCGCGTCGCAAGCCGCCGCAGATGAGAAACGCGCGGCCCGCGGCGAAGTCCTCCTCAATCAGAACAGCGGCGGACCGGATTTGATCTTCGGCCCGAACGGCGAAGCCATCCTGCGCTACCCCGTGGCGCACTGGCACGCCATGAGCGCCTGCCTGGGCTGGCTCTACATCAGCCACGACACCATGCGCTATGAGGTCCTCGCCCCAGAGCAGGACAAGGGGCACGCTTTCGAACTCCGGCGCTCCGACCTGGCCGCGGCCCAACAGTGGCGCGTTTGGGGAACCAGCACTGGGGCGGCGGAGTTCAAGTTCCGGACCGGCGGGACCTATCACTTCTCCCACGTCCGGAAGGGAATCCTGCAGTCGGGCAACTACAAGCTGGTGATGAGCAACAGTTTCTCGTACCAGGACCTGGTTGACGGCACGCAGAACTTTGACGACATCGTCGCCATGCTTAAGGCGAAGGAGGCGCCGCCGGCGCCCACCGCTCCACCGCCCACCATCAGCATGCTGGAGCCCACCGGGGCCGAGGAGGGCCGCACCGTCCCCGCCTACGACCCCACCCTGCACGTGCGCGGCATCGCCAGCCACGCCTCAGGCATTGCCTCGGTCTCGGTCAACGGCCAGAGCGCGTTCTTCAAGCCGCTGGCGCCGCAGACGGTGGAGTTCGACCTGCGCGACCTGCCACTGAGCGCAGGGATGAGCGCGGTGGTGGTGGTGGCTACGGCCACCGACAAGTCGGTCAGTCAGATGACCTTCAAGGTCACCCGGCCGGAGGTGCGGGTGCTCGAACCGGGCAGGGGCGCCGAGGTGGCTGAATCAGGGGTCCGGGTGCGCGGCCTGGCGGTGGGCTTCCGCGACGTGGACCGGGTGGAGGTAGCGGGGCAGTTGGCAACGCTGCGCCGCCGTGAGGACGGTTCGGTAGAATTCGAGGCCGCGAGCGTCCCGCTGACCGTCGGCTCCAACAATCTGCAGGGTTCCGTAGTTGCCAGCACCGGCCAACGCCAGAACTTCAGCCTGGACGTGACGCGGAAGCCTCCCCCCGGTCCGCCGGCGCTAACCCTGGAAGAGGTGGAAACGGCCCTGCGCAACGACCTGCCCAAGACGCGCGTCGCCTCCCTGGCCAATCAGTACGGCGTGGACTTCGAGGTCACCGACGACGTGGACAAACGCCTGCGCGCCGTGGGCGCAGACTCAACTCTGCTTCTGAATCTGGTGAAGGCCTACAAAGGACCGGTCAAGCCCAAGACGGTCGCCTCGGCCTCGCCTCCTCCGGCGCAGTCCGCTCCACCGCGCGCGTCTTCTCCGGCCGTATCCCAGCCGGTGGCGCAATCTGCTCCTCCGCCCACTTCTTCGCCGGCGCCGGCTGTATCCCAGCCCGCGGCTCAGACGGGGCCTCCGCCGGCGCCCCAGCCTATGCCTCCTCCCACGCTGCAGGTCGGGGATCCCGCGGGCGTGGAGGAGGGCAAGTCGGTGGAGACGGCGGGCGCCGTTCTGCGCGGCACTGCCATTCACGGCAGCGGCATCAGCGCCGTCCTGGTCAACGACAAACTCGCCTCCTTGAAGGCGATCACCGCGCAGAGCGTGCAGTTCGAGGCGGCGGACCTTTCCTTGACGGAGGCCTGGACCCCGGTCACGGTGGTCGCCCGCTCCACCGACAACTCCCAATCGCGGCTCAGCTTCAAGCTCAGCCGGCCGGCCGTGCACTGGATGAATCCTCCGGGCGGGGCCGTCGAAACCGCCGCCACCGCCCTCCTGGCGCAAGGGACCGCTGTCGGGTTCAACGGCGTGGAGAAGGTGGAGCTGGCGGGCATCTCTCTGACTCTGGAAAAGCTGGCCGATGGCAAAGTGGAGTTCCACACCATCCTGCCGCTGGCCCTGGGGCAGAACACGTTTCAGGGAGTAGCGGTCGGGAGCAGCGGATTCCGCGTGGCCTTCAAGCTGGAAGTGAATCGCGTGGCCGCCGGCAGCACCAGCACGACGGCTTCGGCCGCGAGGCCGTCGCCCGCGCCCGCTGCTTCGAGTTCGCCATCCCGGGCGGGCGCCCCCACGCTGCAGATCGTGGAGCCGGCGGGGGTGGAGGACGGCGCGCAAGTGGAGACCGTTT is from Terriglobales bacterium and encodes:
- a CDS encoding protein kinase encodes the protein MKYCDVCHFTYPNEFTTCPKDQALLRVTADLAPGTIIRDKYLILEKIGAGGMASVYRAKHLAFGEIRALKVVSTKLMDDDAFIRRFRTEAVVTRKLQHPNAVRVDDLDTTEDGRPFIIMECVEGRDLRAVIQREGPLQVDRALNIARQVAAALTAAHHLGITHRDIKPDNILMVTEEDGSELVKVLDFGIAKVREGAMDLGGGYTPTKTGMVVGTPQYISPEQAMGKQGDAIDGRADLYSLGVVLYEMLTGHLPFDSDTPVGLLLHHIQTIPTPPHELCPELDIPEALSLLLMKALEKDRTRRFQTADEMSAALDQPQQWATTAFYTPEALSAAPAPAAPSRARRMTPVRPMTPPRAMTPPRAMTPPRAMPPPRVPAAAPPAYPRFAEPPSSSSSGVWITVLILLVAVVIAGGAYLYYHGPGTAEAQPSSVAAVPAQPDDAAILAEVKRTLASSDSTRNASFDTRVENGVATLTGKTNRQNEADMAGALAAGVAGVKHVRNDIQVEKPLQAVKESEPAAVTRPKETPARKAPAEEADSGGNKKRKARDLARLGQSQVDGGDYGAAVGTFQQALALDPSNSVAQKGLSKAQKAKQTEEDIMKRRR